A genomic segment from Lemur catta isolate mLemCat1 chromosome 9, mLemCat1.pri, whole genome shotgun sequence encodes:
- the LOC123644822 gene encoding uncharacterized protein LOC123644822 encodes MQPGCAVLLPLAAAQSSCPSTTWVWDSSAWPGASGSRTGTLKTTLTTKVAGALELCVVTSQAADTLLCPQQWRHSSVCHHWRKLRRVSSPHFFQGQVVGPWCDSGFPRDRAAHHVLCSQKASRQPSPPLPAVPARHCPLLSARGTSLQPSCDALQTVPGSPGLRALPTVRSRIPGPCHSPLYRASGSTWLSILSLHLHHS; translated from the exons ATGCAGCCTGGCTGTGCTGTGCTGCTGCCCCTCGCTGCAGCTCAGTCCAGCTGTCCGAGCACCACATGGGTGTGGGACTCCTCTGCCTGGCCTGGTGCAAGTGGCTCCCGTACTGGAACATTGAAAACAACCTTGACAACAAAGGTGGCTGGTGCGCTAGAGTTGTGTGTGGTCACCAGCCAGGCAGCTGACACCCTCCTTTGTCCCCAGCAGTGGAGACACAGCTCCGTGTGTCATCACTGGAGGAAGCTGCGAAGGGTTTCCTCTCCCCATTTCTTTCAGGGGCAGGTTGTAGGCCCCTGGTGTGACTCGGGCTTTCCTAGAGACAGAGCTGCACATCATGTGCTCTGCTCGCAGAAAGCCTCTCGACAGCCTTCGCCGCCCCTCCCTGCAGTCCCAGCGAGGCACTGCCCACTGCTCTCGGCCAGAGGCACCTCCCTGCAGCCCAGTTGTGACGCTCTCCAGACGGTGCCAGGGTCTCCCGGGTTGAGAGCCCTGCCCACAGTGAG ATCACGGATCCCCGGGCCCTGTCACTCGCCTCTTTATCGAGCATCAGGCAGCACCTGGCTCTCCATCCTGAGTCTGCACTTACATCACAGCTGA